tcttttcattcttttccttttttgattgttttgtagAGGCAAAAGTGTGTTTCCTTTTCATACTAAATAAGTAGTcaaaaaatggaacaaaaatcacttgtagttttattttttaatacatttttaaaaccatATGTCCAAAATACATAGGGACGTTTTGTTCACAGTTACAGCTATATGAACAACCCAGTGTTTCCAACATAATTCAAAAACTATCAAGCCAAATTTAATGAAACTTGGCGAGCATGTTCAGAGGGAGGCTCCATTCAATTCTATGCAGATCTGTGTCACTTTCCTTAAAATTGTGATATGGGGCATGGGCTTTGGTAGAGATCTGTGCTCTCTAGTTACATGACTACTAAAAGGACAAACCACACTGATTTTGAACATGGCCTTGAATTTGAGCTCTACTGCACTGttgacaaaataaacatttgccaAAGCATTTAAAACCCTCACTTATTGTAGTTAATAGTTGTCAGTGTGACGCACACATCTACAAGGTAGATATAAAATCAGCTACgcttttagaatagaatagattgcctttatttgtcattatattaTGGAATGTACAATCAGATTGGAGcgcactcctgttcagtgccatgctgtaaaaagtcacactttctaaaaatataaaacttccTAAagatatagaatagaatagaatagaatagaatagaatagaatagaatagaatagaaaatatacattgtacatataaACATGGAGCTGGGTGAGTATTGCCCtttagtgaatgaatattgcactttgGTGAATGAGTAATTGCACATTATATGGGTGATATATATTGTTTAGTATGAATAATTTAAATATTGCATaaagatgtgggtattgcacagttaaagtgggtgagtgtgtgagttcagggcgGTTATTGCTTcggcaaagaaactgttcttgagtctgtttgttctggctttgatgcacctgtagctcctgccagagagCAGCAGATCAAACAgctcaaagccagggtgtgagctgccCTTAATaatgtttttggctctgctgtgGCAGCGGAAGGTGTAGATGTCCaccagggaggggagagggcagccagtGATTCTTTGTGCtatcttgactaccctctgaagtcTCCccgtctgcctcagtgcagctgccgtaccataccgtgatacagtacgtcagcagtctttcaatggatgagcggtagaaggtcagcagcaggtttgagtccaagttgttcttcctgaggaccctcaggaagtgtagtcgctgctgagccttttTGATGTTATCTGTCCAAGACAGATcggcagagatgaggacaccaagaaacctgaaggtgtggaccctctccacacgcttgccgttgatgtagaggggggctgggtcagtcctgtgcttcctgaagtcaatgatGATTTCTTTGTACTATTTGCAAGAGCAAATTTGTTTGTAAATCCCATTTCAAACTAATTTTCCATGCACCATTTATTAAACTGTACTGACAACAACATTCACTAACtggacacttcattaggtacacctctaTAGTatcaggttggacccccttttgccttcacaggtgccttaattctttgtagcatagcttcaacaaggtgctggaaacattcctcagagattttggtccatactgacatgatggCATTGACcgggttgagatctggtgactgtgaaggccacatgagtacagtgaactcactgtcatattCAAGGAaccagtgtgggatcatttgaGCTTTGTAACATGGTGTtaacctgctggaagcagccatcagaagatgggcacactgtggtcataaagggatggacatgatcagcaacaGTATtcatgtttaaacaatgctcagttggtactaaggggcccaaagtgtacaccaccaccaacacctgTGTGAGCTGTAgccttgtattttatttcacatcTAGTTTTAAGTTCATTTTAGTCAACTATAATATCCTTGCAGAgagaatattttctcttttctggaccatcctctgtaaaccatagagatgattgtgtgggaaaatcccagcagatcagcagtttctgaaatactcagaccagcccacctGACACACCCATAtgttcagtcacttaaatcacatttcttctccattctgatgctcaatttgaacttcagcaggtcatcttgaccatgtctgcatgcctaaatgcattgagttgctgcaatgtgaTTACATATGTTAATGACCttttgtacctaataaaatggcctctgtgtgtgtgccaaTACAAACACTGTTTCCAGCTGATATAAAAATTCCAAAGGTGGgggcaggagaaaaaaaaaaaagtattgtccGATACCAAATTTTATTCAAAGTCAAGGTACAAAACAGCCTCCATTCAAATCACAAATATGTATAAATAATAATCTTAAATGATCAAATATATGATTGGTTTGCATATCAACCAACATCTAAGAATGAGTCACTGAAACATTGTTcaccagggaaaaaaaaaaaagaatccagtATTCTTGATTGGAATGTTCAAAACTTCACTCGAGTATTATTTTATCCGTTCCACCGCTGTCCAAAGAAAACAAGCCTCTCTCCAGTCAGATTGGTTATACAAACAATGGAAATATTTCCTCCGTTAAAGAATGAAATAAAGATGAAGTGAGAAAAAGGAGCAGAATTTAAAGAAGACCGGTTTGTTAAAAACAAATCCATTTGTTCCCTCATGTGTCAGAATAACCAAAATGGGTGATCATTTTATGTCAATACTGAAGAGATGAAGAAGATACTGACGTAACAactaacacaaagaaatgtaCATTCTCATTCACGGGATGTTTTCCTTTTAAACACAGATGATACAGTTATTACAGGAGCATAAGCACTGGTGTTTTCATGGAAACATGCAATTTCTTATAACTGTTAACactaacaaaaaagaagaaaaaaaaaatcccaaaggtTTCTCTTTTAGTTTAATGTTGCCCTTAAAGAAAATCTCAAgactcctcaaaaaaaaaaaaaaaaaaaaaaaaaaaatgtatatagaaAAGGAGAAGCTTTGGcacatgaacaaaaacaatCCCTGGGATAAATATCTAGTAAGCCAAATGACTGGCTTTGTGGTCACTTCAAATATATAAAGGGATCATAGAAATACAGTTCATCGTGATATGTGTTGAAATGGTTTTGTACAAATAGGGGTAAGATGACATTTTCATACAATACTAAGAGGATATgacctaaaacaaaaaaaaaaaaaaaaaaaaaaaaaaggggggggggggggggataaaagGTGCAACATCctaaagatatttaaaaaaaaaacaaaaaaaaaaaaaaaaaaaaacacctttctgTCTTGAGTTTTCTCGTGCAGAACTTGCCATTCTTATACAATCCTACTTTCCCTTCCTCAGCTCTCTCCAACCTCTTAGTAATCTGTCCCATCATCTTGGTACACCTGCTCCTCTTCCTGGTAGCCTTGGTAGCCCTCATCTTGGTAATCTGGATGTAGTCACGGGGGCCACCTGCTCCATTTTCATCACCTGGAATCTCGGTAGCTTTGGGACAGTATTTGGCATCATAGATCTGCCGCCCCAAGCCGAAGTTCTGCCCGCTCTGGTTGGCTCCTTCTCTGTATCCCATCTGTAGAGACATGGTGCTGTTGTCACACTTTTCTGTGCCCAGCTTCTGGTCGTAAATGGCACGCCTTGTCCCTGGAGCCGTCATCCCAGCCTGAAGTCAAcgcaggaaaaagaaaacagatttaaCTGACTTCACTCCATCTCtgccaacattttttttgaCTGAGTGTGAGCTTTGTCTGGTAGATACACAGGACTTTACAGTCCTCTACAAGACCATACATGACACTAGTTTACAGCAGCTAAAAGTGCAAAGGACAAGCCACGACTAGTGCCCGGGGGCTTATTTCCACTACCTTCCATTAAGAATGCATGGTGCAGTACCTGACTCGCCCCTTTGTTGGTTCCCATCTGCAGACTGATGGTTGTGTTGTCCATGGGGGCCTGGACTGGAGCTTTGGGATCATATAAATGCCTCCTGGTGCCATAGGCACTCATACCTGCCTGACTGGCACACTTGTTGGTCCCCATCTGAAAAACAACATTCATTGTTAATGAAACAAGTCAAAAGACTAATAGAGTTTCTGTGGTAAACTGTTGCTTAATGTCACATtccctgcatttttttaaatgagcatgTGATTGAGGTTCAGATCTGTATGACACTAAccaaacatgttttaataagTTTCAAGTGAGCTGTTCCTCATATTTACTCCTCTCAAATTGCATACTAAGTGCTTTCAAAGTGTTTGTATCTACTTGACAGCCTTCCAGGTACTGGGGGAGgggaagagagagggaaaaaaaaaaaaaatgtgcagctcTTGCACAGAAGTATGCTACTCAACATGAGATCACCATGACAAAGCCTGCTTTCACAACAGTTTCACCCCATGCAGCAGTGAGCTCAGCCTTTCAAGCACGTAACACATCTGTCAGAAGAATGATCAGTTCATTGAAAAATTCTGGATTCctattttaaaggttttttttgtttgtttctttctttctaattggggaaaaataaataaataaattaaagggaATCAAGTTAGTCTcttgactgtttttttctttccctagTCCTGAGATTCACAGTAAGgtccacacacacaagcagtcCTGTGCCATTACTGACTGACACCGAACACTCTGTACCTGCAGGCCAATGACACACTGTCCAGCCTTCATCTTCTCGTCGTCAAACATCCTCTGCTGCTTGTCAGCATATTTCACTCCGATGTCAACCCGCGACTGGCACCCTTGTCTTGGCCTGAGAGAAAAAGGCGGCGTAGAAGATCAAACTCCAACCAGTCACCACAAAAACAACCACTGCCGCGCGTGACGCAGGACAGACGCGTTGTTAAGAGACTCACCATGCTAGCGAGGGCGAGCAGAGTCGTCTGGACCTGCGTCATGTTGCCGTTCTCAATAGATCGTTGGCTTCGAAGATATCGTGAGGCTTCAAGCCGTACGCTGTGATGGCTTTGATGAAGTTTGTCAGGTTCTCCAGCTACAGCCACACCAATGTAAACAAGAGCACAACCATGCTTAAGCAATATTTCAACAGAAGCTGGGTGATTACTCTTCTACCTGCATTCTCTCATTAGCAAGTAGCAGTCAGATTTAGAAGAAACCAGTTTTAGATAAAAAGCAGAGGCTGCACCACCAACATGTAAATATAGCCATGACATGGCGTGATTCAGTGCACTGAAATCCTTAGTACAATACAAGAGGCACGTCTATCTGCTTGCTGCACTGCTTGTCATTACATTCGTCATGAAGTACCTCTACTGAAGAGTCTGCCGCGCCCTCAATTAGCTAAAAATAATGTGTCTTTGACCAACTCACCTGATGCCAGTTCAGCGCCGACTGGTTGATCTTTTTCACAGAGCCTGGCTGCAGTTTGTTAATAAGTCTGCAATAtaaaagaaaggaggaggaaaaagtgAACTTTCCAGATCTTTGTGCATATTAAAAACAGATGATGGAGGATCTGGTGGTTCAGTGTGATGGACTTTGATGTGGTCTTTGCTTACTCGCACAAAATGACTCCATTTTTCAGGCCTTTCTGGAAGTCGGGGCCGATGGAAGCGCCGGTGATTTCTTCAATCCAGATCCTGAGCTCCTCTTCCTTCTGAGGGTCATACTTCTGTGCGATCTAGTTGGaagggagaggtcagaggtcacatgtGTGTTCTACAAGAATCACGTGGGTGGCTCTTTAAAAAACAGTAGATGCATTCACACAGAGTTATTCAAGCTTCTTTCTCTGTGCTCAGTGACCTCCCACTTAAACACATTTAAGATATGagaattttttccccctcttcagCTGCTGATAGAGCCGTGTAAATAGCAGTGaccaa
This portion of the Archocentrus centrarchus isolate MPI-CPG fArcCen1 chromosome 17, fArcCen1, whole genome shotgun sequence genome encodes:
- the cnn2 gene encoding LOW QUALITY PROTEIN: calponin-2 (The sequence of the model RefSeq protein was modified relative to this genomic sequence to represent the inferred CDS: inserted 2 bases in 2 codons; substituted 1 base at 1 genomic stop codon) produces the protein MSAFNKGPAYGLSAEVKNXIAQKYDPQKEEELRIWIEEITGASIGPDFQKGLKNGVILCELINKLQPGSVKKINQSALNWHQLENLTNFIKAITAYGLKPHDIFEANDLXENGNMTQVQTTLLALASMVSLLTTQGCQSRVDIGVKYADKQQRMFDDEKMKAGQCVIGLQMGTNKCASQAGMSAYGTRRHLYDPKAPVQAPMDNTTISLQMGTNKGASQAGMTAPGTRRAIYDQKLGTEKCDNSTMSLQMGYREGANQSGQNFGLGRQIYDAKYCPKATEIPGDENGAGGPRDYXPDYQDEGYQGYQEEEQVYQDDGTDY